In Archangium violaceum, the following are encoded in one genomic region:
- a CDS encoding serine/threonine protein kinase encodes MAEDAKNPSETGSSEPSDPGPRQPPPPPLTRGSRVAGYTVEDQLGTGGYGTVYSARCGENTVALKVLPLKTSGGWEEREVDVLRRLKHPHVVRLLGYFDWPENAPCFRVLVMEFVDGSPLDEWARRFNPSALEVVELLLPLLEALEAVHTSGVVHRDVKSSNILVRASDGQPMLVDFGAGSYAGAPQLTSTLPPGTAEYRGPEVWDFFRNHVGESTARYSPSPADDLWAVGVMLYWLLTDRLPFTGGDVLAVGRAVLTQKPVPPHVRNVRVPEALSRVCLRMLEKARESRYANAWEVRAALLALKARANGSWSLPLFEPRGPHTVTTRSAPSLADGQDLLARAERLARQPPLRGEAMEEAPSPSRAGPLAARLLFVRGGVWAGMVLGLAGLALALGWWQSTSLHAQPSSAVVHATLPFMSPEPYPIQGDTFFQVVAPPWKSPDVGGDAAPNGKVIPAPVVNARYGEKDMRAKNKKNVSPAQEEKKPVENNNRLATLCAAGALALTSSACAAPSALTQAFAKYEPKVVDPEELQLALKCPREAVEYMKKHGIKIGRIYESVWPDTYLGPPLEEIPYTEQVELTIPFARTRHEKNKSLGSLPISDDTQGFAGPFVIHENRVHARFVYYNYLTKNLIAQGKDPNQFGPVCMEAWYDGEPGVPYLGPGTEEDTIRTFARMQLRAVDHW; translated from the coding sequence ATGGCAGAAGACGCGAAGAACCCTTCCGAGACCGGCTCCTCCGAGCCCTCCGACCCAGGCCCCCGCCAGCCTCCACCGCCGCCGCTGACCCGAGGCTCGCGGGTGGCCGGCTACACGGTGGAGGACCAGCTGGGAACGGGAGGCTATGGCACCGTGTACAGTGCGCGCTGCGGGGAGAATACCGTCGCGCTGAAGGTCCTCCCGCTGAAGACCTCCGGGGGATGGGAGGAGCGGGAGGTGGACGTGCTCCGCCGGCTGAAGCACCCCCACGTGGTGCGGCTGCTGGGGTATTTCGACTGGCCAGAAAACGCCCCGTGCTTCCGCGTCCTCGTCATGGAGTTCGTGGACGGCTCGCCCCTGGACGAGTGGGCGCGCAGATTCAACCCGTCGGCACTCGAGGTGGTGGAGCTGCTGCTGCCGCTGTTGGAGGCACTGGAGGCGGTGCACACCTCGGGCGTGGTGCACCGGGACGTGAAGTCCTCCAACATCCTGGTGCGCGCCTCGGACGGACAGCCGATGCTGGTGGACTTCGGCGCGGGCTCCTATGCGGGGGCTCCGCAGCTGACGTCCACGCTGCCACCGGGCACCGCGGAGTACCGCGGTCCCGAGGTCTGGGACTTCTTCCGCAACCACGTGGGCGAGAGCACGGCACGTTACTCACCCAGTCCCGCGGACGACCTGTGGGCGGTGGGCGTCATGCTCTACTGGCTGCTGACGGATCGCCTGCCCTTCACCGGTGGGGATGTCCTCGCGGTGGGCAGGGCCGTCCTCACGCAGAAGCCCGTGCCGCCCCACGTACGCAACGTCCGCGTCCCGGAGGCACTGAGCCGCGTGTGCCTGCGCATGCTGGAGAAGGCCCGCGAGTCCCGGTACGCGAACGCGTGGGAGGTACGTGCGGCGCTTCTGGCCCTGAAGGCACGAGCGAACGGGTCGTGGAGCCTTCCCCTGTTCGAGCCCCGGGGCCCACACACCGTCACCACACGGTCCGCGCCATCATTGGCGGACGGGCAGGATCTCCTGGCGCGAGCGGAAAGGCTCGCACGGCAGCCACCGCTCCGAGGAGAAGCCATGGAGGAGGCGCCCTCGCCATCGAGAGCCGGCCCGCTGGCGGCGCGCCTGCTCTTCGTCCGTGGCGGTGTATGGGCCGGGATGGTGTTGGGGCTGGCGGGCCTCGCCCTGGCCCTGGGCTGGTGGCAGAGCACCTCCCTCCATGCACAGCCGTCCTCGGCGGTAGTACACGCGACCCTACCTTTCATGTCCCCCGAGCCCTATCCCATACAAGGAGATACTTTTTTCCAAGTTGTCGCGCCCCCGTGGAAGTCGCCTGATGTTGGTGGGGACGCGGCGCCCAACGGGAAGGTCATCCCCGCGCCCGTCGTCAACGCCAGATACGGAGAGAAAGACATGCGCGCGAAGAACAAGAAGAACGTCTCCCCCGCCCAGGAGGAGAAGAAGCCCGTGGAGAACAACAACCGTCTCGCTACGTTGTGCGCCGCCGGGGCGCTGGCCCTCACCAGCTCCGCCTGCGCCGCGCCGTCTGCCCTCACCCAGGCCTTCGCGAAGTATGAGCCCAAGGTGGTCGACCCGGAGGAGCTCCAGCTGGCGCTGAAGTGCCCTCGCGAAGCGGTCGAGTACATGAAGAAGCATGGCATCAAGATCGGGAGGATCTACGAGAGCGTCTGGCCGGACACCTACCTTGGACCTCCGCTGGAAGAGATCCCCTATACCGAGCAGGTCGAGCTGACGATACCGTTTGCCAGGACTCGACATGAGAAGAACAAGTCCCTGGGCAGCCTGCCCATCTCGGACGATACCCAGGGGTTCGCAGGGCCGTTCGTCATCCATGAGAACCGCGTCCATGCCCGGTTCGTCTACTACAACTATCTCACCAAGAATCTTATTGCCCAGGGAAAGGATCCAAACCAGTTCGGGCCCGTGTGCATGGAGGCCTGGTACGATGGCGAGCCGGGTGTCCCCTACCTCGGTCCGGGGACGGAGGAGGATACGATCAGGACTTTTGCCCGCATGCAGCTCAGAGCGGTGGATCACTGGTAG